The Streptomyces sp. NBC_01363 region AGGCGCTGGTCCGCCGCGGGCCGCTGGAGAAGAAGTACCGGGAGTACGCCGCCGCCAACGGCTACACCTTTGCCACCACCGGCTCGCTCGACAAGGCGTACGAGGCCGTCGTCATGGACTACGTCTGGGCGTACTGGCAGTACAGCCTGCTGTCCGACTGCGACACCATCCCGGCCGACGCCAAAACCGCCCCCGACCAGGCGATCTGGGACTCCGTCGACTCGATCTCCGGCTTCTCCACCTACACCGACCAGGGCCTGGAGAACTACACCCCGTACTACTACCAGGCGGGCACCCAGCTCGGTTCGCCCAATATCCGCCAGCCGTGGCTCGGCGGTCTCAGCCGGTACGGATACCAGCCGCCGCGCACCTTCGTGCCGCGCTCCATCCCGATGAAGTTCCAGCCGTCGGTGATGCGCGACGTCGACAACTGGGTGAAGCGTCACGCCGATCGGATGCTGTACGTGTACGGGGAGAACGACCCGTGGGGCGCGGAGCGCTTCCGGCCCGGTGCGGGCTCCCGTGACAGCTATGTCATGACCGTGCCCGGCGGCAACCACGGCGCTGCCGTGGCCGGCCTCGCCGCGGACGACAGGGCGAAGGCCACCGCGGCCATCCTGCGCTGGGCGGGCGTCGCCCCGGCCGCCGTGCGGGACGACCCGGCGAAGGCCGAGCCGCTCGCGAAGTTCGACGCGCGGCTCGACAAGCGGGACGTGATGAACGAGCGCGGGCAGCGGCCGTAGCGGCTCTCCGAGCCGGGGGGAGGGGCTGTGCGCGCGGCGCGCAGCCCCTCCGTGCTTCCGGCTAGTACCTCAGCCCGTAGCCGACCGGGTGCAGCACCCGGGCCGGATCGTCCGCGCGCTGCACCGGGACCGGCAGGGTGCCCCGCGGTTCGGCGCGGCCCGCGATCACCCGGGCGGCGGCCCGCAGTTCGACATCGGTCCAGGAGTACGTGGCCAGGTTCGCCGCGAACCCGGTCCCGGACAGCTGGGCGACGTCGTACGGATTGCGGATCGCCACCGTGATCACCGGGATGCCGGTCGCCGCCAGCGCGCTCACCAGGGTGCGCTGCGAGCTCGTCGCCGAGACGTTGTACGTCGCCACGACCACCGCGTCCTTGCCCTGGGCGGCGGCCACCGCCTCGTCGATCTTCGCCTTGGCGGGGGCGGTGCCGGTGGACAGCGCGGTCGCCGCGTACCCCAGTTCGCCGAAGGCGGTGGCCAGCGTGGTGGTCGGCGGGCCGGTGGTGCCGGACGGGGAGGCGGGATCGGCGCCGACCACGAGCAGGTTCCGGTGGGAGCGGCGGGAGAGCGGCAGCACCGCACCGTCGTTGGCGAGCAGGGTGGTGGTGCGCTCGGCGATCCGGTCGGCGGCGGCGAGGTGCGACCGGGTGCCGACGGTGCGGTCCACCCCCGAGTGGCTGACGAACGGGTCGTCGAACAGCCCGAGCTTCGCCTTCAGCCGCAGGATGCGCAGGATCGATTCATCGATCCGGGCCTCGCTGATCTCACCGTTCTTCACGGCCTCCAGGACGGCGTTCCAGGAGACGTCGAGGCGCGGCGGGTTGAGCAGCTGGTCGACGCCGGCCTTGAGGGCGAGGACCGGCACGCGCTCGTCGCCGTACTTCGTCCGCACCCCTTCCATGCCGAGCGAGTCGGTCACCACGACACCGTCATAGCCGAGCTCCTCGCGCAGGATGCCGGTGAGGATCGGGTGGGACAGCGTCGCCGGGTCCTCCGCCGGGTCCAGCGCCGGTACCACGATGTGCGCGGTCATGATCGAGTCGATGCCCGCGGCGATGGCGGCCCGGAACGGCGGCTCGTCCAGCTCGGCCCACTGCTCCCGGGTGTGGTTGATGACGGGCAGCCCGGTGTGGCTGTCGGTGCTGGTGTCGCCGTGGCCCGGGAAGTGCTTGGCGGTCGAGGCGATCCCGCTGCCCTGATACCCCGTCACCTGCGCGGCGACCATGCCGGCCACGGACTGCGGGTCGGAGCCGAAGGAGCGTACGCCGATCACTGGGTTGGCCGGGTTGACGTTGACGTCGGCGTCCGGGGCGTAGTTCTGGTTGATGCCGATCGCGGCCAGTTCGGCGCCGGCGATCTGGCCGGCCCGGCGGGCGTCGGAGCGCGAACCGCCCGCGCCCAGCGCCATCGCGCCGGGCATCAGGGTGGCGGGCTCGCCGACCCGGCAGACGATGCCGTGCTCCTGGTCGGTGGAGACGAGGAGCGGCAGTGGGGTGGGACCGGCGAGACCGGCGCGCTGGATGCCGTTGGAGAGGTCGGCGATCTGGTGCGGGTCGCGGGTGTTGTGCGCCCAGGCGAAGTAGATGATCCCGCCGACGTGGTACCTGTCGATCATCTCGGCGGCCGTGCGGACCCCGATCTCGGCCATGTTGGCGTCGATGTCGGCCTGGTCGGGGTCGGTGGCGGAGTGCCCGTACACCCGCATCACGAAGAGCTGCCCGACCTTCTCCTCCAGGGTCATCCCGGAGATGATCCGCTTGAGGCGCTTGGTGGTGGCGGCCGCATTGTGCTGCCCGCCGCCGTGTCCGCTGCTCGCGGACCTCTGGGCGGCGACGGCGCCGGGGGCGAGGCCCACGCCCGTGACGGCGGCGACTGCCGTCGCGGCGGTGGCGGTGAGGAGGGTGCGTCTGGAGGTGCGGTGGTGCACGTGAGCTCCTTCGGCCGTACTCGGGGACGAGGGGTGGTGAAAGAAACTGCCAAGGAGCACGGATATCCAGAAAATAACTTCCGGTCAAGGGTCCGGACCGTTTTGAGCCCCTGCGGCGTGGCAGGGGCCCCTGCCACAGTCCCGCCCCGGCCCTGCCCCCACCTCGCCCCGACCTCGCCTCAGCCGCCCCTCAGTCCTGCCTCAGCCCCACCGCGGCCCCGTGCGTCCGCAGCGCGGACACCGCCGCCGTGATCGCGGGCCGCCGGGCCGCCTCCGTACGCCACAGCGCGTACAGCCGCCGCACCGGTACGGGATCGAGCGGCACCGCCACCACCCCCGGCGGCAGGTGACCCCGCCCCAGACGCGGGATCATCGCGACCCCGAGGCCGGCGGCCAGCAGGGCCAGCTGGGTGTGGTTCTCCTCCGCCTGGTGCCGGATGTCCGGCTCGCAACCGGCCGCCCGCAACGTCCGTACGAGCCAGTCGTGGCAGACCGTCCCCGGCGGCTGGCAGATCCACCGCTCCTTCGCCAGCTCCTCGCGCCGCACCGCGTCCCGCCCGGCGAGGCGATGCCCCTCGGGGACCAGCAGATCGCAGTGGTCGTCACCGATCACCGCCTGCGCCACGCCCTCGGGGGCGGGCAGCGGGGCGATGTCCCAGTCGTGCGCGACCGCCAGATCGATCACGCCCTTGGCCACCAGGTCGACCGAGAGATGCGGATCGACCTCGGTCATCCGGACGTCCACGGCCGCGTGGTCCCGGTCCAGCTCCGCCAGCACCCCGGGCAGCAGCC contains the following coding sequences:
- a CDS encoding LysR family transcriptional regulator, with translation MLDLARLRALHAVSVHGSVAGAAAALGYTPSAVSQQITKLERETRTTLLERRGRGVALTEEALHLAATAQQLLAIVERAETTLEERRGLPTGRLSIGAFASAARGLLPGVLAELDRDHAAVDVRMTEVDPHLSVDLVAKGVIDLAVAHDWDIAPLPAPEGVAQAVIGDDHCDLLVPEGHRLAGRDAVRREELAKERWICQPPGTVCHDWLVRTLRAAGCEPDIRHQAEENHTQLALLAAGLGVAMIPRLGRGHLPPGVVAVPLDPVPVRRLYALWRTEAARRPAITAAVSALRTHGAAVGLRQD
- a CDS encoding glycoside hydrolase family 3 protein, with protein sequence MHHRTSRRTLLTATAATAVAAVTGVGLAPGAVAAQRSASSGHGGGQHNAAATTKRLKRIISGMTLEEKVGQLFVMRVYGHSATDPDQADIDANMAEIGVRTAAEMIDRYHVGGIIYFAWAHNTRDPHQIADLSNGIQRAGLAGPTPLPLLVSTDQEHGIVCRVGEPATLMPGAMALGAGGSRSDARRAGQIAGAELAAIGINQNYAPDADVNVNPANPVIGVRSFGSDPQSVAGMVAAQVTGYQGSGIASTAKHFPGHGDTSTDSHTGLPVINHTREQWAELDEPPFRAAIAAGIDSIMTAHIVVPALDPAEDPATLSHPILTGILREELGYDGVVVTDSLGMEGVRTKYGDERVPVLALKAGVDQLLNPPRLDVSWNAVLEAVKNGEISEARIDESILRILRLKAKLGLFDDPFVSHSGVDRTVGTRSHLAAADRIAERTTTLLANDGAVLPLSRRSHRNLLVVGADPASPSGTTGPPTTTLATAFGELGYAATALSTGTAPAKAKIDEAVAAAQGKDAVVVATYNVSATSSQRTLVSALAATGIPVITVAIRNPYDVAQLSGTGFAANLATYSWTDVELRAAARVIAGRAEPRGTLPVPVQRADDPARVLHPVGYGLRY
- a CDS encoding S28 family serine protease, which translates into the protein MRKAFRGFLSLAVLIGTAGVTGASAGAATAAEPAGSLSRSVGDDGTGTDIKDRILAIPGMSLIEEKPYAGYRYFVLNYTQPVDHRHPSRGTFQQRITVLHKDTSRPTVFSTSGYNVSTNPGRAEPTRIIDGNQVSLEYRYFTPSRPAPADWSKLDIRQAAGDQHRVFTALKRIYTKKWLTTGVSKGGMTATYFERYYPEDMDGVVAYVAPNDVVDKEDSAYDRFFEHVGTKECRDRVNAVQREALVRRGPLEKKYREYAAANGYTFATTGSLDKAYEAVVMDYVWAYWQYSLLSDCDTIPADAKTAPDQAIWDSVDSISGFSTYTDQGLENYTPYYYQAGTQLGSPNIRQPWLGGLSRYGYQPPRTFVPRSIPMKFQPSVMRDVDNWVKRHADRMLYVYGENDPWGAERFRPGAGSRDSYVMTVPGGNHGAAVAGLAADDRAKATAAILRWAGVAPAAVRDDPAKAEPLAKFDARLDKRDVMNERGQRP